One Streptomyces sp. RPA4-2 genomic window carries:
- a CDS encoding isocitrate lyase/phosphoenolpyruvate mutase family protein: MNADRPTAGIRLPASRPTPFAALHHTGAPLLLPNAWDHASAAFLAAEGFEAIGTTSLGVAAAAGLPDGAAATRDLTVRLARRLAAGPYLLSVDAEDGFAQDPDEVAGLARELAAAGVVGVNLEDGLGPAESHAAKIAAVRAAVPDLFVNARTDTHWLGDGADERETLRRLDLYQQAGADCVFVPGLTDPARISALVESLDVPLNILYSPSGPSVAHLADLGVRRVSLGSFLYRRALGAALDAVRDIRAGRPVRGTAPTYDAVQAFGQEDAGQPGGDR; this comes from the coding sequence ATGAACGCCGACCGGCCCACCGCGGGAATCCGGCTCCCCGCCTCCCGTCCGACGCCCTTCGCCGCACTCCACCACACCGGCGCCCCGCTGCTTCTGCCCAACGCCTGGGACCACGCCTCCGCGGCCTTCCTCGCCGCCGAGGGCTTCGAGGCGATCGGCACGACGAGTCTCGGTGTGGCCGCAGCCGCGGGGCTGCCGGACGGTGCCGCCGCGACCCGGGACCTGACGGTGCGCCTGGCCCGGCGCCTCGCCGCCGGCCCGTACCTGCTGTCCGTGGACGCCGAGGACGGCTTCGCACAGGATCCCGACGAGGTGGCGGGGCTGGCACGCGAACTGGCCGCCGCGGGCGTCGTCGGTGTCAATCTCGAGGACGGGCTCGGTCCCGCCGAGTCGCACGCGGCGAAGATCGCGGCGGTCAGGGCCGCCGTACCGGACCTCTTCGTCAACGCCCGCACCGACACCCACTGGCTCGGCGACGGCGCGGACGAACGCGAGACGCTCCGCCGCCTCGACCTCTACCAACAGGCGGGCGCCGACTGTGTGTTCGTCCCGGGCCTGACCGACCCCGCGCGGATCTCCGCCCTCGTGGAGAGCCTCGACGTGCCGCTCAACATCCTCTACTCGCCGTCCGGGCCGTCCGTCGCGCACCTCGCCGACCTCGGCGTACGCAGGGTCAGTCTCGGCTCCTTCCTCTACCGGCGCGCGCTGGGCGCGGCCCTCGACGCCGTGCGGGACATCCGGGCCGGTCGTCCGGTGCGGGGCACGGCGCCGACGTACGACGCGGTACAGGCGTTCGGCCAGGAAGATGCGGGGCAGCCCGGCGGCGACCGCTAG
- a CDS encoding alpha/beta fold hydrolase, with amino-acid sequence MPDRRSHHDVRGSGPVLLVVPGGAGHPMGLEGATARLAERFTVVTFDPLGLSLGPLDGPVGEQRVEVWSDKAHRLLDSLLPDGESAYVFGSSSGGIVALDLLARHPGRLRHVVAHEPPSLAVLPDAVQQRAMIAEVDETGRARGLGAAMARLQAGLVGRAWDGPPASVPEVDPGTPMGVFLTRVLRPFTSHTPDLPALKARSARLTLGAGLDSRGQLPYRTAALLAELSGAGFAEFPGGHIGVVEHPVLFADRLTALFTGAAGGL; translated from the coding sequence ATGCCTGATCGCCGGTCTCATCACGACGTGCGCGGCAGCGGTCCCGTACTGCTGGTCGTTCCGGGCGGGGCCGGTCACCCCATGGGCCTGGAGGGCGCCACCGCGCGCCTCGCCGAACGGTTCACAGTGGTGACGTTCGACCCGCTCGGGCTGTCCCTGGGCCCTCTCGACGGCCCGGTCGGCGAGCAGCGCGTGGAGGTGTGGAGCGACAAGGCCCACCGCCTCCTCGACTCGCTGCTTCCCGACGGCGAGAGCGCGTACGTCTTCGGCAGCAGCTCCGGCGGCATCGTCGCCCTGGACCTGCTGGCCCGGCATCCTGGGCGGCTGCGGCACGTGGTCGCGCACGAACCGCCCAGCCTGGCCGTACTGCCCGACGCCGTACAACAGCGGGCGATGATCGCCGAGGTGGACGAGACCGGCCGTGCGCGGGGCCTCGGCGCGGCGATGGCCCGGCTCCAGGCCGGACTTGTGGGCCGGGCCTGGGACGGACCGCCCGCCTCGGTGCCCGAGGTGGACCCGGGCACCCCGATGGGCGTCTTCCTCACCCGGGTGCTGCGGCCCTTCACCTCCCACACACCGGACCTGCCCGCGCTGAAGGCCCGCTCCGCCCGCCTCACCCTCGGCGCCGGACTCGACTCACGGGGCCAACTCCCGTACCGGACAGCCGCCTTGCTCGCCGAGCTCAGCGGCGCCGGCTTCGCCGAGTTCCCCGGCGGTCACATCGGCGTCGTCGAGCACCCCGTCCTGTTCGCGGACCGGCTCACGGCCCTCTTCACCGGAGCGGCCGGGGGTCTCTAG
- a CDS encoding TetR/AcrR family transcriptional regulator has product MENVDVTPPDGHRERIVTAASRLLAEGGPEAVSTRAVSAAAGVQPPTIYRLFGDKEGLLDAVVAHGFTAYLTSKTAREPTDDPVEDLRAGWDLHVGLGLANPALYTLMYGRYRPGTSSPAAVAAFAVLARHIRRVAEAGRLAVPEDRAAALVHAAGSGTTLTLIATPEDRRDPELSRTAREAVIAAITTDAPATAAPGPVAAAVTLRAVLPRTDALTAPERGLMEAWLDRIADAAD; this is encoded by the coding sequence ATGGAGAACGTCGATGTCACGCCCCCGGACGGGCACCGCGAGCGCATCGTCACGGCCGCCTCCCGGCTGCTGGCCGAGGGCGGACCCGAGGCGGTCTCGACCCGGGCGGTGAGTGCGGCGGCCGGGGTGCAGCCGCCGACCATCTACCGGCTCTTCGGCGACAAGGAGGGCCTGCTCGACGCGGTCGTGGCCCACGGCTTCACTGCCTACCTGACCAGCAAGACGGCACGGGAGCCGACCGACGATCCGGTCGAGGACCTGCGCGCCGGCTGGGACCTGCACGTGGGCCTCGGCCTGGCCAACCCGGCGCTGTACACGCTGATGTACGGCCGCTACCGTCCCGGCACGTCCTCGCCCGCGGCCGTCGCCGCCTTCGCGGTGCTGGCCCGGCACATCCGGCGCGTCGCCGAGGCGGGCCGGCTGGCCGTCCCCGAGGACCGCGCCGCCGCCCTCGTCCACGCGGCCGGCTCCGGCACGACCCTGACGCTCATCGCCACCCCCGAGGACCGCCGCGACCCGGAGCTGTCCCGCACCGCCCGCGAGGCGGTCATCGCGGCGATCACCACGGACGCTCCCGCCACGGCGGCCCCTGGCCCCGTCGCGGCCGCCGTCACCCTGCGCGCCGTGCTCCCCCGGACCGACGCCCTGACCGCCCCGGAACGCGGCCTCATGGAGGCCTGGCTCGACCGCATCGCCGACGCGGCCGACTGA
- a CDS encoding DUF2264 domain-containing protein translates to MPPLSPPSFLALPEDRALSPYTGCTRAHWEAAADSLLAAVAPYATADGALYHLPADRTSWSGRLSDGLEGYARTLLLAAFRRDEKVLERYADGLAAGTAGVWPRVRDRSQPLVEAASVALALRLTRPLLWDRLDDAVRQRAAGWLGDALTAEPWPCNWELFPVTVGGFLAEIGHEPRAARAAVDRGLDRIEQWYLGDGWYSDGPGRAFDYYNGWAMHLYPVLHARLAGDERLLDLYGGRLARHLEDYARLFGADGAPVHQGRSLTYRFATAAPLWLGALTGRTPLAPGETRRLASGALRHFLDRGAVDGRGLLTLGWHGPDESVLQGYSGPASPYWASKGFLGLLLPPDDEVWTAREEPGPTDRADAVSPVGPPNWLLQTTTSDGLVRLHNHGSEDVRYDPFYTRLAYSTVTRPSAPDDAGDASDSGAPAGDGAPTGDSPRYDNSVIVGGDPSRTHIEPLGAGSGWAASRHTNGDGVRVTSLVVAHGAVEVRAHLVAGAAPGTPVRVTGWPHGFPARAELLSLHGLLEGAGAVGDDAALFVALARLTAEPDPRPLDELVSVTVEGAYDVRVSWASGPAARFRFSAADGRSTASSWSVAPL, encoded by the coding sequence ATGCCGCCCCTTTCACCGCCGTCGTTCCTCGCACTCCCCGAGGACCGCGCCCTCAGCCCGTACACCGGCTGCACACGAGCCCACTGGGAGGCGGCCGCCGACTCCCTGCTCGCGGCCGTCGCCCCCTACGCCACCGCCGACGGCGCGCTCTACCACCTGCCCGCGGACCGCACGAGCTGGTCCGGCAGGCTCTCCGACGGTCTGGAGGGCTACGCCCGCACCCTGCTCCTGGCCGCCTTCCGCCGCGACGAGAAGGTCCTGGAACGCTACGCCGACGGCCTCGCCGCCGGAACGGCCGGTGTCTGGCCGCGGGTCCGGGACCGCAGCCAGCCGCTCGTCGAGGCCGCGTCCGTCGCCCTGGCGCTGCGGCTGACCCGGCCACTGCTGTGGGACCGCCTGGACGACGCCGTACGGCAGCGCGCGGCGGGGTGGCTCGGCGACGCGCTGACCGCCGAACCCTGGCCCTGCAACTGGGAGTTGTTCCCGGTGACGGTGGGCGGGTTCCTGGCGGAGATCGGCCACGAACCGCGGGCCGCGCGCGCCGCGGTCGACCGCGGCCTGGACCGCATCGAGCAGTGGTACCTCGGTGACGGCTGGTACAGCGACGGTCCCGGCCGCGCCTTCGACTACTACAACGGCTGGGCGATGCACCTGTATCCGGTGCTGCACGCCCGGCTGGCCGGCGACGAGCGGCTGCTCGACCTGTACGGCGGCCGGCTGGCACGCCATCTCGAGGACTACGCGCGGCTGTTCGGGGCCGACGGTGCCCCGGTGCACCAGGGCCGCTCCCTGACCTACCGTTTCGCGACCGCCGCGCCGCTGTGGCTGGGCGCCCTGACGGGCCGTACGCCGCTGGCGCCGGGCGAGACCCGGCGCCTCGCGTCCGGTGCGCTGCGCCACTTCCTCGACCGGGGCGCGGTCGACGGCCGGGGGCTGCTCACCCTCGGCTGGCACGGCCCCGACGAGTCGGTCCTGCAGGGCTATTCGGGCCCCGCGTCCCCGTACTGGGCGAGCAAGGGCTTCCTCGGCCTGCTCCTCCCGCCCGACGACGAGGTGTGGACGGCCCGCGAGGAGCCCGGCCCGACGGACCGCGCCGACGCGGTCAGCCCCGTCGGCCCGCCCAACTGGCTGCTCCAGACGACCACTTCGGACGGCCTGGTCCGCCTGCACAACCACGGCAGCGAGGACGTCCGCTACGACCCGTTCTACACGCGGCTCGCCTACTCGACGGTCACACGGCCCTCGGCACCGGACGACGCGGGCGACGCGAGCGACTCCGGTGCCCCGGCCGGCGACGGCGCTCCGACCGGTGACAGTCCCCGCTACGACAACAGTGTGATCGTCGGCGGTGACCCGAGCCGTACGCACATCGAGCCGCTGGGTGCCGGGAGCGGCTGGGCGGCGTCCCGGCACACGAACGGGGACGGCGTCCGGGTCACGAGCCTCGTCGTGGCGCACGGCGCGGTCGAGGTGCGGGCGCACCTGGTCGCGGGAGCGGCTCCCGGAACACCGGTACGTGTGACGGGCTGGCCGCACGGTTTCCCGGCGCGGGCCGAACTCCTCTCCCTGCACGGCCTTTTGGAGGGGGCCGGTGCGGTAGGAGATGACGCGGCCCTCTTCGTCGCCCTCGCCCGCCTCACCGCCGAGCCGGATCCCCGGCCCCTCGACGAGCTGGTGTCCGTGACGGTGGAAGGGGCCTACGACGTAAGGGTGAGCTGGGCCTCCGGTCCGGCGGCGCGGTTCCGCTTCAGCGCCGCGGACGGGCGCTCCACGGCGTCGTCATGGTCGGTGGCGCCCCTGTGA
- the mmuM gene encoding homocysteine S-methyltransferase: MTSDASRSGRPHTLAGALASGTVVLDGGMSNQLESAGHDLSDELWSARLLAERPEAITEAHLAYFEAGADVAITSSYQATFEGFAKRGIPRERAAGLLRLSVGSAREAARRARAKGVTRPLWVAASAGPYGAMLADGSEYRGRYGLSVAELERFHRPRLEVLAAAAPDVLALETVPDTDEARALLRAVRGLGVPAWLSYSVAGDRTRAGQTLEEAFAVAAEADEIIAVGVNCCAPEDVDGAVATAARVTGKPVVVYPNSGEVWDAGARAWSGRSTFTAEQVTGWRRGGARLVGGCCRVGPEAITRIRESLASGR; this comes from the coding sequence ATGACCAGTGACGCCTCCCGCAGCGGCCGACCCCACACCCTCGCCGGCGCGCTCGCGTCGGGAACGGTGGTCCTGGACGGCGGGATGTCCAACCAGCTCGAGTCCGCCGGACACGATCTGAGCGACGAGCTGTGGTCGGCACGGCTTCTCGCCGAGCGGCCGGAGGCGATCACCGAGGCCCATCTCGCCTACTTCGAGGCGGGCGCGGACGTGGCGATCACCTCCAGCTACCAGGCCACCTTCGAGGGCTTCGCGAAGCGCGGCATCCCGCGCGAGCGGGCGGCCGGACTGCTGCGCCTCAGCGTCGGATCGGCGCGCGAGGCGGCCCGGCGGGCGCGTGCGAAGGGTGTCACTCGGCCCCTGTGGGTGGCCGCGTCCGCCGGCCCGTACGGGGCGATGCTCGCGGACGGCTCGGAGTACCGGGGCCGGTACGGACTGAGCGTGGCCGAGCTGGAGCGCTTCCACCGGCCGCGCCTGGAGGTGCTGGCCGCCGCCGCGCCCGACGTACTGGCCCTGGAGACCGTGCCGGACACCGACGAGGCCCGTGCGCTGCTGCGGGCGGTGCGCGGGCTCGGCGTACCGGCGTGGCTGTCCTACAGCGTCGCCGGTGACCGTACCCGGGCCGGGCAGACCCTGGAGGAGGCCTTCGCCGTGGCAGCCGAAGCGGACGAGATCATCGCGGTCGGCGTGAACTGCTGCGCGCCCGAGGACGTGGACGGCGCGGTCGCGACGGCGGCGCGGGTGACCGGCAAGCCGGTCGTGGTCTATCCGAACAGCGGCGAGGTGTGGGACGCGGGGGCCCGCGCGTGGAGCGGGCGCTCGACGTTCACCGCCGAGCAGGTGACCGGCTGGCGGCGGGGCGGGGCCCGGCTGGTCGGCGGTTGCTGCCGGGTCGGCCCTGAGGCGATCACGAGGATCAGGGAGTCGCTGGCCTCCGGACGGTGA
- a CDS encoding NAD(P)H-binding protein, protein MIIVTGAGGELGRAVVEQLLERVPAQRIGVSVRDPERARGFMDRGVRVRRGDFADPASLAHAFEGAAKVLVVSTDATGEAAVRHHRTAVEAAVEAGAGHVLYTSHMGANPSSPFPPMPDHAATEVALRDCGVAFTALRNGFYATSAVMLLGAAARTGELVAPEDGPVAWTAHADLAEAAALALTGEDLDGVTPALTGSEALDMAGVAGIASRLTGRPVRRVVVSDADYRAGLVAHGLPEPTADLLVGLFAASRQGRFAPADPTLGRLLGRPTIPLADVLRPALTGAR, encoded by the coding sequence ATGATCATCGTCACCGGGGCCGGCGGCGAACTCGGCCGGGCGGTCGTCGAACAGCTGCTGGAGCGCGTGCCCGCGCAGCGGATCGGCGTCAGCGTGCGCGACCCGGAGCGGGCGCGCGGCTTCATGGACCGGGGCGTACGCGTCCGGCGCGGCGATTTCGCCGACCCCGCGAGCCTCGCCCACGCCTTCGAGGGCGCCGCCAAGGTCCTCGTCGTGTCGACGGACGCCACCGGCGAGGCGGCCGTCCGCCACCACCGCACGGCCGTCGAGGCCGCGGTGGAGGCCGGCGCCGGGCACGTCCTCTACACGAGCCACATGGGCGCGAACCCGTCCTCGCCCTTCCCGCCGATGCCCGACCACGCCGCCACCGAGGTGGCCCTGCGGGACTGCGGCGTCGCCTTCACCGCGCTGCGCAACGGCTTCTACGCCACCTCGGCCGTGATGCTGCTCGGCGCGGCGGCGCGGACGGGCGAACTGGTCGCGCCGGAGGACGGACCCGTCGCGTGGACCGCCCATGCCGACCTCGCCGAGGCGGCGGCGCTCGCGCTCACCGGGGAGGACCTCGACGGGGTGACGCCCGCCCTCACCGGCTCCGAGGCGCTCGACATGGCCGGTGTCGCGGGGATCGCCTCGCGGCTGACGGGCCGCCCGGTCCGCCGGGTCGTCGTCTCCGACGCCGACTACCGCGCGGGCCTGGTCGCCCACGGGCTCCCCGAGCCGACGGCCGACCTGCTCGTGGGCCTGTTCGCGGCGAGCCGCCAGGGTCGGTTCGCGCCCGCCGACCCCACGCTCGGCAGGCTTCTCGGGCGGCCCACGATCCCCTTGGCGGACGTCCTGAGGCCGGCGCTCACAGGGGCCCGCTGA